The Lactiplantibacillus paraplantarum genome has a window encoding:
- a CDS encoding HTH domain-containing protein: MPKTIRELADELGVSKQAIWQKIKRDASIDLRQFTSTKGNTVYVDVDGQKAIKAMFSNNSSTRYRQQKDDVDDNKKDAVDGQDEVKFLRNLVSEIQSEKKELHKLLDQQQRLALQDKQLLEEYKAENDRLKVLKMPSQETEFKHLDNQYKDEVNALKEKLENLQEQIKVQKRIEEQEKPRKWWGLWRK, translated from the coding sequence ATGCCTAAAACAATTAGAGAACTTGCTGATGAATTGGGCGTTTCAAAGCAGGCTATATGGCAAAAGATAAAAAGAGATGCGTCAATCGATTTACGTCAATTTACATCAACAAAAGGTAATACTGTTTACGTTGATGTTGATGGGCAAAAAGCTATTAAAGCAATGTTCTCAAACAATTCGTCAACAAGATACCGTCAACAAAAAGATGATGTTGACGACAACAAAAAAGATGCGGTTGATGGACAAGATGAAGTGAAATTCCTTCGAAATTTAGTATCAGAAATTCAATCTGAAAAGAAAGAGTTACATAAGTTACTAGATCAGCAACAAAGATTGGCCTTACAGGACAAACAACTGCTCGAAGAATACAAAGCAGAAAACGACAGATTAAAAGTTCTCAAAATGCCCTCACAGGAAACAGAATTCAAACACTTAGACAATCAATATAAAGATGAAGTGAACGCTCTTAAAGAGAAGTTGGAAAATTTGCAGGAACAAATCAAAGTTCAAAAAAGGATAGAAGAACAAGAAAAACCAAGAAAATGGTGGGGACTATGGCGAAAATAG
- a CDS encoding dihydrolipoyl dehydrogenase family protein has translation MTESYQFDVLYLGAGHGAFDGAVPLANSGKKVAIIEADKIGGTCPNRGCNAKITLDNPVQLLRHQERLDGIVNGDLKLDWTANVEHEHEVIDGLPDMITGLLDSVDIEIIHGCGKFVDAHTIEVDQQRYTADKIVIATGLRPHHLDVMGSELTHDSTDFMNLKQLPENIVIIGAGYIGMEFATIANAAGANVTVLLRHNRALRKFNQDYVKQVIADLEKRGVKFIYNAQVDRFEEDGSHFTVSYNDHETLTTDWILDATGRIPNIENIGLDEVGVSYNANGIEVNDHLQTNIDNIYASGDVLDKEQPKLTPTAIFESSYLTQLFTGKTTDAINYPPIPTIVFTSPQIAQVGMSVEEAQQNPDYTIKTNHLPDGWFRQVDKETIGDNTLIYDQDHHLVGAAEVSEHAADAINVLLPAIEFQYTAEQLGRIVPLFPTLGADVWSQI, from the coding sequence ATGACTGAAAGTTATCAATTTGATGTTTTGTACTTAGGCGCGGGGCATGGTGCCTTCGACGGGGCGGTTCCACTAGCTAATAGTGGTAAAAAAGTCGCCATTATCGAAGCGGACAAAATCGGGGGAACTTGTCCAAACCGTGGATGCAACGCGAAAATTACGCTGGACAACCCGGTTCAACTTTTACGCCACCAAGAACGCCTTGATGGCATTGTAAATGGTGACTTAAAGCTGGATTGGACTGCCAATGTAGAACATGAACACGAAGTCATCGACGGCTTGCCGGACATGATTACTGGTTTACTCGACTCTGTTGACATCGAAATTATTCACGGTTGTGGAAAATTTGTTGATGCTCACACCATCGAAGTGGATCAACAGCGCTACACCGCTGACAAAATCGTGATTGCAACGGGGCTACGTCCCCACCATCTAGATGTTATGGGCTCAGAACTTACGCATGACAGTACCGATTTTATGAACCTCAAACAGCTTCCTGAAAATATCGTAATTATTGGCGCGGGCTATATCGGCATGGAATTTGCCACGATTGCCAATGCTGCCGGCGCGAACGTCACTGTACTTTTACGCCATAATCGGGCGTTGCGCAAATTTAATCAAGATTACGTAAAACAAGTCATTGCCGACCTCGAAAAACGAGGGGTGAAGTTCATTTACAACGCTCAGGTGGATCGTTTTGAGGAAGACGGTTCTCATTTTACCGTGTCTTATAACGATCACGAAACCCTCACCACCGACTGGATTTTGGATGCTACCGGACGAATTCCTAACATCGAAAACATCGGATTAGACGAAGTAGGCGTTAGTTACAATGCTAACGGGATCGAAGTTAACGATCATCTTCAAACTAACATTGATAACATCTATGCTTCTGGTGATGTGCTTGATAAAGAACAGCCTAAGCTCACCCCGACTGCGATCTTTGAATCTAGTTATTTAACCCAACTTTTCACAGGAAAGACTACTGACGCAATCAACTATCCGCCCATCCCAACCATTGTCTTTACCTCACCACAAATCGCACAGGTTGGTATGAGCGTCGAAGAAGCTCAGCAAAATCCTGATTACACCATTAAAACTAATCATCTTCCTGACGGATGGTTCCGCCAAGTTGATAAGGAAACAATTGGTGATAACACCTTGATTTACGATCAAGACCATCATCTTGTAGGAGCAGCTGAAGTTAGTGAACATGCTGCCGATGCAATTAACGTTTTATTACCAGCAATTGAGTTTCAATATACAGCTGAACAACTAGGCCGCATCGTACCTCTCTTCCCTACTTTGGGAGCGGACGTCTGGTCACAGATTTAA
- a CDS encoding MFS transporter → MANWRDYYLALIGKMFQGVGNFAITGYILYIMTDFLHRGNQTQSSIQLVNMIMLIFGILMGLVAGPLSNKFKILKLPVGLSTILLAIAGLSLFFLRNNTGIILYALAAGLGMGLWNALDNLLNLKVIPDQNRVAFFLGVYNLGNTITQAIAPVLAAAVISLFGYSGIFIVSFIFSLIGGISMLSIKSLKR, encoded by the coding sequence TTGGCAAATTGGCGCGACTACTACCTAGCTCTTATAGGAAAAATGTTTCAGGGAGTTGGAAACTTTGCAATTACAGGATACATTTTATATATAATGACCGACTTTCTTCATCGTGGTAATCAAACTCAATCTTCTATCCAACTTGTTAACATGATTATGCTTATTTTTGGCATTTTGATGGGATTAGTCGCTGGGCCACTATCTAATAAATTTAAAATACTGAAATTACCAGTAGGTCTCTCAACTATCTTATTAGCAATTGCAGGTCTCTCCCTGTTCTTCTTAAGAAATAATACTGGTATTATTCTTTACGCCTTAGCTGCCGGTTTAGGAATGGGCTTATGGAACGCACTTGATAATTTATTAAACTTAAAAGTTATCCCCGATCAAAATCGTGTTGCATTTTTCTTAGGTGTTTACAACTTAGGTAATACAATTACACAAGCTATCGCACCCGTTTTAGCCGCTGCCGTCATAAGTCTTTTTGGTTATTCTGGAATTTTTATTGTTTCATTTATTTTTTCCTTGATTGGTGGTATTTCAATGCTATCGATTAAATCATTAAAACGTTAG